The segment CGTGCGACTCCGTGGACATCGAACAAGCGGTGCCGCAACTGGCCGCCAGCGACGGTCCCACCTACCTGCGCCTCCTCCGCGGGAACGTCCCGACCGTGCTGGATGAGTACGACTACACCTTCGAGCTCGGCAAGGCGAAGGTGCTTCGGGGTGGCAACGACGTCGTGTTCGTGTCCAGCGGGTTGATGACCATGCGCGCGCTGCAGGCAGCGGAGGCGCTGGCCGCGCACAAGGTGGATGTCGCCGTCGTGCATGCGCCCACCATCAAACCGTTCGATGCCGCCACCGTCCTGGCGGAACTGAACACCGACCGCCTGGCCGTCACGCTGGAGAACCACAGCGTGGTGGGCGGCTTGTTCGAAACCGTGGCCTCGGCCGTTGTCACGGCTGGGTTGGGCAAGCGTGTGGTGCCCGTGGCGCTTCCGGATGCGTTCCTCGACGCCGGTGCGCTGCCCACCCTGCACGAGCGCTACGGATTGTCGGTACAGAGGATCGTGGCGAAGGTCCTCGCGGCACTGGGCTGAGTCTGGTAATTCGTTGGCAGGAGCGCGGAGCAGGCATGGGCCGGTTCCGCGCTCCTGCCGTATGATCAACAGTTAACACACCGACTGTAAACAGTCGACCACTGACATTGAGGACGGACATGATGGCCGGAGCAACAGCACCCCTTCTGGGACTGGAAAAGAAGAGTCTCCGCGAGCAGGCGCTCTCTGCTCTCCGCACCGCCATCACGAGCGGCGAGCTGGAGCCGGGACGGCACTTGGTGGAAACCGAGCTGTCGGACATGCTCCAGATCAGCCGCGGGACGCTCCGGGAAGCCTTGCGGCAACTTGAGCAAGAGGGCCTGCTGTCTGCAGGACCCCGCGGCCGGCTCTCCGTCCGCCACCTCGATGCCAAGGAAATCCGCGATATCTACTCCGTGCGGGCAGCCTTGGAGTCCCTCGCCGCGCGCACGCTCTGCGAGTTGCCGGACCGCCAACAGGTGATCGCCTCGCTGCGCTCCGCCATCGACGCCATGGCCGCCGCGGCCAAGGGAAGCCTCGAGGAACGGATCGAGTCCGATCTGGAATTCCACCGCACCATGTGCCGCCTCACCGGGAACGAGACCCTGCTCCATTCCTGGGAGTCGCTGGAGGGATCCATCCGGATGTCCATCATGTTCGCCGGATTGGAAAAGGGCGTCAAGAACATGAGTGTCGAACGGCACCACGACATTGTGGCCGCCATCGAAACCGGTGATGCATCCCTGGCACGCAAGACCATCCTCGAGCACATGGACAGCGCTGCCGCGGTGCTGGTGGCTTAAGCACCCGACGGCGAAAGGCGGCCTTGCGCTCGCCGCGCTTCCGTTGGGGCATCTCCGTGCTTGTCGCCAAAATCACGTTACATGTAACATCGATGCTATGGCAGTCAGAGATCGGGTTAGTGAGTACCGTAAGCGGATGCGCGAACACGGCTTCCGCCCAATCCAGGTGTGGGTTCCAGACGTTCGAGCCGATGGATTTGACGCCGAAGCACATCGGCAAGCTGCCGCCGCCGCAGCTGCTGACCGTCACTCCGATGACCAGGAGTTCATCGAGGCTGTGTCAGCGCCCTGGGACGAAGTGTGAACCGCGGCGAACTCTGGACCGTGGCCGGCGGCGTCTACGCTTCCAAGCCACGGCCAGCGCTGGTCATCCAGGATGACCGATTCGACGTCACCGATTCCGTCACGGTTCTTCCCCTGGCAACAACCCTGATCGATGCACCCCTCCTGCGGGTCAGTGTCGCAGCCTCGGAGTTGTCCGGCTTGCGGCAGGAAAGGCACGTGATGATCGACAAGTTGACGACGGTACGCCGTTCAAACGTGCAAAAGCCGAGTCGGCCGCTTGACGGCCGCTCAGCTCGTTGAGATTGAAAGGGCTTTGCTGGTGTTCCTCGGACTTGCCGGCTAGCTCATCGTCGGGGCCCCGACGGCGCTTGCCGCGCTTACGATGGGGGTCACTGCCAGTACCCCTCAAGACAGAGACTCCCTCGTTTTCTTCGTAGGCTGTTTCCTTAAACCATGACTCGCCCCGAAACCACCTTGCCGGCTCTGGTTCCGCCCTCGGCCATGGCCGATGCGCCACGGGCACGGCTCACGCTCATGATTGCGTCGCTTGGGTTCTTCCTGATCACCCTCGACATCCTGATCGTCAATGTCGCGCTCACCAGCATCGGCAAAGAACTCGGGGGCGGAACGTCAGGCCTGCAATGGGTGATCGACGGCTACACGCTGATGTTCGCCGCGTTGTTGCTGTTCGCAGGGAACCTGTCGGATCGGATCGGCGCGAAAAGGGCGCTGGGATGGGGTAGCGCACTGTTCCTCGTGGCGTCCGTTGCCTGCGCACTCGCGCCGACCTCGGCGGTGCTCATTGCCGCCCGCTTCCTCCAAGGAGGTGCCGCATCGATCATGCTCCCGGCGTCGATGGCGCTGATTCGGCAAGCCTTTCCCGATCCCCGCCGTCGCGCACATGCCCTTGGGATCTGGGCAGTCGGGGGTGCCGTGGCCGGAGCCGTGGGACCCCTTGTCGGCGGCCTCCTCACTACGCTGGACTGGCGGCTCGTGTTCGGCATCAACCTTCCCGTGTGCATCGCGATGCTGGTGCTCCTGGCTTCTGTTGCAACGTCGCCCCGGCGGCCGACTCCGTTCGACTGGGCCGGTCAGGCAGCGGCCATCGTTGCCTTGACCGCGTTGATGTACGGCCTCATCACAGGAGGGACCGAGGGCTTCGGCACGGTACCCGTCATAGCCAGCCTGGCGCTCGCAGCCATCAGCGTCGCGGCCTTCCTCTTGATCCAGGCGCGCGGCCGGCACCCGATGATGCCGCTTGAGCTGTTTCGATCCACCGGCATGAGAATCTCGCTCTCGGTCGGTTTCGCGTTCATGGTGGGACACTTCGGCACCGTCTTTGTTGTCAGCCTTTTCCTCCAACAGCACCTCGGGCTGACACCGCTCCAGGCAGGTTTCACGTTCCTTCCTTCCGCGGCGTTCAGCATCGTCGGCAACATCGTCAGCGGAACCCTATCGAACCGCTTCGGGACGCGGGTGCCGGTGGTCGTCGGATTGACTTCCATGGTCGTAGGACTCAGCGCGATGCTTCTCACGGCGCCGCTTGGATCGCCGCTACTCGTCGGTGCCTTCCTGATTTTCACGGGTTCCGGTGGATCAATCGCGATGCCGCAGGTCACCGCCGTCGTGCTCGCGAGCGTCCCGAGCGAAAAGGCAGGCACAGCAAGCGCCGTCTTCAACACCTTCCGCCAGGTGGGCGGCGCGGTCGCCATCGCCGTCTTCGGCGCCCTCATCGCCGACCGCAGCAACTTCGTCCACGGAATGCAGACCAGCTTCATCATCGCGGCGTCTCTTCTCCTTCTCACCGCGCTAGCCAGCCTCTTCATCCACTCAGCGGGCGCCGCCAAGAGCTAGCCAGCCGTCCCGTTTAGTCACCCGCCCACGTAGGCCGCCAGGTGCTCGCCGGTGAGGGTGGAACGCCCGGCAACCAGATCTGCGGGCGTGCCCTCGAAAACGATCTGGCCGCCGTCGTGACCCGCGCCCGGGCCGAGGTCGATGATCCAGTCGGCATGCGCCATGACGGCCTGGTGGTGCTCGATGACGATGACCGACTTCCCGGAGTCCACGAGCCGGTCCAGCAAGCCCAGCAGCTGTTCGACGTCGGCGAGGTGCAAGCCCGAGGTGGGCTCGTCGAGAACGAGCACGCCGCCCTTTTCGCCCATGTGGGTGGCCAGCTTGATCCGCTGCCGCTCGCCTCCGGAAAGGGTGGTGAGCGGCTGGCCGAGGCTGAGGTATCCGAGTCCGACGTCGGTGAGCCGCTTGAGGATCGCGTGGGCTGCCGGGATCCTGGATTCGC is part of the Arthrobacter ramosus genome and harbors:
- a CDS encoding transketolase family protein — encoded protein: MSIVTASKGTASRGTAPKGATPKLKTSAMIASFADPGQKTSSAPFGHALVKAAVADPRIVGLTADLGKYTDMHIFAQAFPERFFQMGMAEQLLFGAAAGLAETGLVPFASTYSVFAARRAYDFLCLDIAEPNLNVNIVGGLPGLTTGYGPSHQATEDMAIFRGMPNLTIVDPCDSVDIEQAVPQLAASDGPTYLRLLRGNVPTVLDEYDYTFELGKAKVLRGGNDVVFVSSGLMTMRALQAAEALAAHKVDVAVVHAPTIKPFDAATVLAELNTDRLAVTLENHSVVGGLFETVASAVVTAGLGKRVVPVALPDAFLDAGALPTLHERYGLSVQRIVAKVLAALG
- a CDS encoding antitoxin MazE family protein, coding for MAVRDRVSEYRKRMREHGFRPIQVWVPDVRADGFDAEAHRQAAAAAAADRHSDDQEFIEAVSAPWDEV
- a CDS encoding GntR family transcriptional regulator; amino-acid sequence: MAGATAPLLGLEKKSLREQALSALRTAITSGELEPGRHLVETELSDMLQISRGTLREALRQLEQEGLLSAGPRGRLSVRHLDAKEIRDIYSVRAALESLAARTLCELPDRQQVIASLRSAIDAMAAAAKGSLEERIESDLEFHRTMCRLTGNETLLHSWESLEGSIRMSIMFAGLEKGVKNMSVERHHDIVAAIETGDASLARKTILEHMDSAAAVLVA
- a CDS encoding MFS transporter is translated as MTRPETTLPALVPPSAMADAPRARLTLMIASLGFFLITLDILIVNVALTSIGKELGGGTSGLQWVIDGYTLMFAALLLFAGNLSDRIGAKRALGWGSALFLVASVACALAPTSAVLIAARFLQGGAASIMLPASMALIRQAFPDPRRRAHALGIWAVGGAVAGAVGPLVGGLLTTLDWRLVFGINLPVCIAMLVLLASVATSPRRPTPFDWAGQAAAIVALTALMYGLITGGTEGFGTVPVIASLALAAISVAAFLLIQARGRHPMMPLELFRSTGMRISLSVGFAFMVGHFGTVFVVSLFLQQHLGLTPLQAGFTFLPSAAFSIVGNIVSGTLSNRFGTRVPVVVGLTSMVVGLSAMLLTAPLGSPLLVGAFLIFTGSGGSIAMPQVTAVVLASVPSEKAGTASAVFNTFRQVGGAVAIAVFGALIADRSNFVHGMQTSFIIAASLLLLTALASLFIHSAGAAKS
- a CDS encoding type II toxin-antitoxin system PemK/MazF family toxin, producing MNRGELWTVAGGVYASKPRPALVIQDDRFDVTDSVTVLPLATTLIDAPLLRVSVAASELSGLRQERHVMIDKLTTVRRSNVQKPSRPLDGRSAR